The Arachis duranensis cultivar V14167 chromosome 9, aradu.V14167.gnm2.J7QH, whole genome shotgun sequence genomic sequence NNNNNNNNNNNNNNNNNNNNNNNNNNNNNNNNNNNNNNNNNNNNNNNNNNNNNNNNNNNNNNNNNNNNNNNNNNNNNNNNNNNNNNNNNNNNNNNNNNNNNNNNNNNNNNNNNNNNNNNNNNNNNNNNNNNNNNNNNNNNNNNNNNNNNNNNNNNNNNNNNNNNNNNNNNNNNNNNNNNNNNNNNNNNNNNNNNNNNNNNNNNNNNNNNNNNNNNNNNNNNNNNNNNNNNNNNNNNNNNNNNNNNNNNNNNNNNNNNNNNNNNNNNNNNNNNNNNNNNNNNNNNNNNNNNNNNNNNNNNNNNNAACAttctacgaaaagttaaaagttttaagtatcttgggtgcatcatacaggataatggagagattgaacatgatgtaaatcataggatccaagcaggttggtcaaaatggcggagtgcatctggttttatatgcgacaaaaaagtgcctttaaaacttaaaggtaaattctatcgcaccgctataagaccggctatgctgtatggtacggagtgttgggcggctaaaggggagcacgaacataagctgagtgtggcagagatgaagatgttgagatggatgagtggtcatacgcgattggataaaataaggaatgaagatataagggagagagttggagtagcacccattgtggaaaagatggttgaatcgcgtctcaggtggtttggacatgtgagaagaagaccgatagaacatccagtcaggagggtggatgagatggaagatggacaaagggcgaaaggcagaggaagacctaagaagaccatccatgaggtggtcagacgagatctacatgtaaacggtctcactgtagacatgatacatgacagagcaaaatggcgtcgtttgattcatgtagccgaccccacttagtgggacaaggctttgttgttgttgttgttgttgttctctTCAATTACTTCTTGTTGAAACTTCAGAGAAGAGTAAAGTGAAAAATTGGAGATATGATTTcactggatttgatgaattatgttcatgctccatagtctcttacTCTCTTCCGTAAGTTCATCTGATTATTATCATATACCTTCAATATTTTGTTGTGACTGTTTTGTTAATATATAATCTCATAATAGCAATAACATTCTAAAAAACATAGTAATAATACTCGGAGTGAGGGTAATTATTTTGTTTCGAATCATGAAGGTTCTTTTTAGTTACTCTTCTAATTGAAATAAAAGGTAAATTAACTGATATCATTGTTAGTTAAGCAAACAGAATGGTGGATTTTTTCCTCgcttgtattttttctttttggacaGTAAATTCTTTCTAGTAATTCTAGAAAAACAGTTTATGAAACGGTGGTCAAGAACACGGGCGGTAACAAATTTCTTGCAGGCAGTTCGCTGTTAAATCCGGCAGCCGTTGACTCCTTGGAGCCTCATCACCTCACAACATTTTACAACCTATGCTGCTTTCtgtgaaatatatataaaacaaaggTTTGCTTACTTATTGTTTTCAAGTCACCATCATTGTTCTATTAGGCTTTTGTTTTGCTTCAGAGTTTTAACTTTCTCCTTTCTAGTTGTAACGTGTAGGTGAAGCCACTTTTGTTTTTCCTATGAAATACAGAACTTTATAATATGTACTTATTTCTAGAATCATTCAGAAGAGTCCCACCATTTTCACCTTTATTTTTTCACCTTTTACCCTCTTTTTGTTGTCTATAGCTGTGACATTTTGTGCTGGAGTGgatgaaacaaaattataaatgcAGTGGACCAATATCTCTTTGAGCTTCATTTGTCTGCTTCAAATTTGACAAATGAGTATGTTCACGTGCTTGGCTCTCATTTTTCCAACAAAACTATGAGATTTCTTTCTTTTGGGATCTAATTTAAAGTACATGTGTGTGTCTTAGGTGATTTGTAATGTCATTATCTCTTTTATATATTgtgattgttttaaattttaatctttgaATGTGTTACTAATTTTTTCTGATACATACCCttattgatattttatttatagtaaGCTTCCAAATTACTAGACTATATGATAGTATTTGACAGATTTTTCTCAGAGAAATAAAGTTCtcggtattttttttttcaggacAAATTTGTTCCGTGAAACTGGTTTATAAATATGTCATATATATATGTCACAGTATCCCTTAACTCGATAGGCCAATGATTAATCTGCCACGGATTTGAGCTGCATACACAATATGGGATTCAAACACTGACATTTGTTTAAACTTTAAACGGACGAGTAAGCTaaccactcgaccaacccaagttggttTATACTATATATGTAACCCTACtagatattttttctttttaaaaaagaaaataaaagaaaagatccAAGTACCAAAATCATTGATGAgtgacataaaaaaaaatcatggaTGAGTGCACTTATTATAGATTGCATCATGGTGTTCATTTTTCTTGGAACCTGACCACTTCTCCATGATGTTATTATGCAATGTAACAGGCAATTCcttctaaagaaaaaaaaaaaaggttcccCAAGTTTCTTTGCTTATCTCAATTGGATTCCTTGTAATGGCAATCAGCATAAGTGTACAATGGACAAAGTCCAAATCCGTTGTGTAATACATGAGATAGAGAGTGAACAAAGGTGTCTATTTCATGTTCCTTTCATGCTATAATTGCTTTTGTTCTCCATATCATATGAAGAGAATAAACAGTTGTATGAGGGGCCAAAATGTAGGATTGGTTAAGATGATAGATACAACTCTAGTCCCTTAACTAGAGGTCTCAGGTTCAATCGGGCCGAGTTGAGTCGAATTAGCCAGTTTCCTGGTAAACAGTTGATATGATTTGTTGTTTGTTATAGGGAGAAGAATTAACAGTTCTATCAGTGGTCCTACCCATATATATCAACAAACAAGGCCTTATCCATCATCCTCTCTTCATTCCTTAGCTTCAACTGATTCAAGAAAATCTCACATCCAAATCAAGAGGGCcaacatagaaaaaaaaatcaacttgATATTTTTGATGATATATACTTTTTGTAATGCAGCATAACATGCTTATGACAGCTACAAAGGCAAAAGATTGTACTACTTCTACATTACTTGAGCTTTTCACTGAGATGAAGAATCAAACCAACACAGATTCCATCAATTTTCCACCACCAAGATCTCCATCATCCCAATTCTCCTCTGAATGCTGGTTTGATGATGCATGCATCCTTGACATGGACTACTTTGTCAAGACCCTTTCCGGAATCAAAGCGAAAGGCGTCCGGGCCGACTTGATTGGTTCCATAATCACACACTATGCCTCCAAATGGCTACCTGACCTCTCTGCAGGTGACTTGGCCGAAAAAGGCCTTACGCAATTCGAGGAATCACCAGAGAGCGTCACAGCTTCTTGGATGAAGAAGAGGTTCTTTGTGGAAACATTGGTGGGAGTTCTGCCTCCTGAGAAGGATGCAATCCCCTGCAACTTCCTCCTTCGCCTTCTCCGAACAGCGAACATGGTTGGTGTTGAGGCTAGTTATAGACACGAGCTTGAGAGGCGGATTTCATGGCAGCTTGACCAAGCTTCATTGAGAGAGCTTGTGATTCCATCATTCAGCCACACTTGTGGAACTCTTTTGGATGTTGAACTTGTTATTAGGCTTGTTAAGAGGTTTGTGGGTTTGGATAGTGAGGGAGCCAAGAGTGGTGCTGCTCTTGTTAAGGTGGCTAAGTTGGTTGACTGCTACCTCGCCGAGGCTGCTGTCGATGCGAATTTGAGCTTGTCCGAGTTTGTCACTCTTGCAGGAGCTCTTCCAAGCCATGCTAGAGCAACAGATGATGGATTGTACAGAGCCATTGACACTTATCTTAAAGTATGCCTTCTATTCTCCTTCATCTGTTCCACAGAATCCATCACTTTTGGGAATTGCATTACATTCATTCAGTCATTGTGTTATGAATGAATGTACTGAAATTCCAAAAGCGACGGATATTGTGGAAGGAAGCGATTAATGGTTTAAAATTGGTTGATTACTAGAGTAGTAGAGTAGTTTCATTCAAAAAGAACTCACATTACTATTATTATAACGCATTCTCTATactctttttaagttatttccCTAAACATGAAAAGGTGACAAATAGGTTTAGTTTTTGTGTATGGAAATAACAAATTCCTAGTTCCTCTGTAACTCAGGATTCTTTGCACATTATTGATttgacttttctttttttcaaaaaacagaaaagaaaaagaagaggatagtgtgagaaacaaacaaaaggATGATGAACTTGTAGTCTTATACTAAATATCTCTACACAAACAGTTTCTTATGTTGTTACATGCATGAGAATATTCTTCTAAGTG encodes the following:
- the LOC107463834 gene encoding coleoptile phototropism protein 1, with protein sequence MQHNMLMTATKAKDCTTSTLLELFTEMKNQTNTDSINFPPPRSPSSQFSSECWFDDACILDMDYFVKTLSGIKAKGVRADLIGSIITHYASKWLPDLSAGDLAEKGLTQFEESPESVTASWMKKRFFVETLVGVLPPEKDAIPCNFLLRLLRTANMVGVEASYRHELERRISWQLDQASLRELVIPSFSHTCGTLLDVELVIRLVKRFVGLDSEGAKSGAALVKVAKLVDCYLAEAAVDANLSLSEFVTLAGALPSHARATDDGLYRAIDTYLKAHPSVSKEDRKGLCRLIDSRKLTPEASLHAAQNERFPVRAVIQVLLSEQTKLNRNLDWSGSLISSTRSPNGVLDACLSKREMNAQHMEIRKLKEELYRVQSQCNAMQVQMERMVEKKKGFFKWMRFGVMPNAFGSKGFGGVEKIDEVVEGEVGFGRQTPMDLKTKLVKGRTPHKWRKSLS